In Desulfonatronospira thiodismutans ASO3-1, a single window of DNA contains:
- a CDS encoding thioredoxin, which produces MEKPTKKSTIPALVLGGMLAYGTIGDKVNSEYQNTTQENAQVETAQTDYKASALENLTQALAPNKAFAQTNQNYQRPDDATLKKWMNDYSLQQVLQGTEYTKVNDNNYEREVKNANQPVMVLFHADPQDTTNSGGQTGLAALARVLNEKFPEIKFCTYQHSDGKTILRPAFERLQQNYPLESAPALLFYEEKDFGSGTEKGHAFNGGIKNFDLLTDTIESFYEPIKRNMLD; this is translated from the coding sequence ATGGAAAAACCTACAAAAAAATCAACAATTCCAGCTCTTGTGCTAGGCGGAATGCTAGCATATGGAACTATTGGAGACAAAGTAAATTCTGAATACCAAAACACTACACAAGAAAACGCACAAGTAGAAACAGCTCAAACTGATTACAAAGCAAGTGCGCTGGAAAACCTAACCCAAGCCCTTGCACCAAACAAAGCTTTCGCACAAACTAACCAAAACTACCAACGCCCAGACGATGCAACACTAAAGAAATGGATGAACGATTATTCCCTTCAACAAGTTTTGCAAGGAACTGAATATACTAAAGTTAATGACAATAATTATGAAAGAGAAGTAAAAAATGCAAACCAACCCGTTATGGTTTTATTCCACGCTGACCCACAGGACACTACAAACAGTGGCGGACAAACGGGCTTAGCAGCTTTAGCAAGGGTTTTAAATGAAAAATTCCCTGAGATTAAGTTTTGCACTTATCAGCATTCTGATGGTAAAACCATATTACGCCCAGCGTTTGAAAGACTACAACAAAACTATCCGCTTGAATCAGCACCAGCACTGCTGTTTTACGAAGAGAAAGACTTTGGAAGTGGAACTGAAAAGGGACATGCATTTAATGGTGGCATAAAAAACTTTGACTTATTGACTGACACAATAGAATCTTTTTATGAGCCAATTAAAAGAAATATGCTTGATTGA
- a CDS encoding thioredoxin has product MKKPTKKSTIPALVLGGMLAYGTIGDKVNSEYQNTTQQNAQVETAQTDYKASALENLTQALAPNKAFAQTNQNYQRPDDATLKEWMNQPVEETLAGTNYTKVNDDNYQREVKQADQPVMVLFYANQGEGSTGLAALTKTLHEKFPEIKLCAYKLTDSESISRPEFERLQQNYPLESAPALLFYEEKDFGSGTEFLAQFKGGISTLDLLKDEIDRYYEVTPKYLLD; this is encoded by the coding sequence ATGAAAAAACCTACAAAAAAATCAACAATTCCAGCCCTTGTGCTAGGCGGAATGCTAGCATATGGAACTATTGGAGACAAAGTAAATTCTGAATACCAAAACACTACACAACAAAACGCACAAGTAGAAACAGCTCAAACTGATTACAAAGCAAGTGCTCTGGAAAACCTAACCCAAGCATTAGCACCAAACAAAGCTTTCGCACAAACTAACCAAAACTACCAACGCCCTGATGATGCAACGCTGAAAGAATGGATGAACCAGCCAGTTGAAGAAACATTAGCAGGCACAAACTACACAAAAGTTAATGATGATAATTACCAAAGGGAAGTCAAACAAGCCGACCAGCCGGTGATGGTTTTGTTTTATGCTAATCAAGGAGAAGGATCAACAGGATTGGCTGCTTTAACAAAAACTTTACATGAAAAATTCCCAGAAATTAAATTATGTGCATATAAACTAACAGATAGCGAATCTATTTCACGTCCAGAGTTTGAAAGACTACAACAAAACTATCCGCTTGAATCAGCACCAGCACTGCTGTTTTACGAAGAGAAAGACTTTGGCAGCGGGACAGAGTTTTTGGCCCAATTTAAAGGAGGTATCAGTACTTTAGATTTGTTAAAAGATGAAATTGACCGTTATTATGAAGTAACTCCAAAATATCTACTTGATTAA